The Nicotiana tabacum cultivar K326 chromosome 14, ASM71507v2, whole genome shotgun sequence genome contains a region encoding:
- the LOC142168813 gene encoding uncharacterized protein LOC142168813, which produces MTAIEEMQDKPEIPLDKGKQKADPPSPAPEAIPEAPWRILFAENRTFEHGHNCAKAPHKEKAYQLKRRRRPRLVPTWKPTGQLIQPPATDQKGQQPINEGEKTKEGGWMQWGFQCNPTPSDRLSEKTVSLAELRDFTEYCNTLLLNEIPWKGEYYTWTNKQRGDDRVCSRIDRSITNDEWMLQYGHLTAVYGEPFISDHTPILIPMREAGRNIKVPFRFFNVWIKHPRFKQIVETEWGRNKAIEKMKNIWLKLKGLKPALKQLNLEEFKGITEKMNQARSNLKRIQEELGGEGGAYSDATGKMDPEAIKEELVSFYKSLMGTATSKLPVVNRLTWCIVKNEVPNPDTVKDYRPIACCTVLYKIITKIINSRLQKVMAYIISNAQAWFIPERKIADNIILAHELIKNYGRKDISLRCMIKVDLQKAYDSLELIYLEQVMEGMRFPEKFIKWVMNCIKIVNYSILLNGESVAPFNAAKVLRQ; this is translated from the exons ATGACTGCAATAGAGGAAATGCAGGACAAACCAGAGATTCCATTGGACAAAGGCAAACAGAAAGCTGACCCACCTTCTCCGGCGCCGGAAGCTATACCTGAAGCTCCATGGAGAATCTTATTTGCAGAGAATCGGACATTTGAACATG GACATAATTGTGCCAAAGCTCCACATAAGGAGAAGGCATACCAGTTGAAAAGGAGAAGGAGACCAAGACTAGTTCCTACATGGAAGCCAACTGGACAACTAATACAACCTCCTGCTACAGATCAAAAGGGTCAACAACCTATCAATGAGGGGGAAAAGACTAAAGAAGGAGGATGGATGCAG TGGGGATTTCAATGCAATCCTACACCCAGTGACAGGTTATCTGAAAAAACTGTATCATTAGCTGAGTTAAGAGATTTTACTGAATATTGCAACACACTGCTTTTAAATGAGATTCCTTGGAAAGGGGAATATTACACTTGGACAAATAAACAGAGAGGGGATGATAGAGTGTGTAGCAGGATTGATAGGTCAATTACCAATGATGAATGGATGCTTCAATATGGGCACTTGACTGCAGTATATGGAGAACCCTTCATATCTGATCACACACCCATTCTCATCCCAATGAGAGAAGCCGGAAGAAACATCAAAGTTCCTTTCAGGTTCTTCAATGTCTGGATAAAACATCCCAGATTCAAGCAAATTGTGGAAACAGAGTGGGGTAGGAACAAGGCTATAGAGAAAATGAAGAATATCTGGCTCAAATTGAAAGGACTGAAGCCTGCACTTAAACAATTGAACTTAGAAGAGTTCAAGGGGATTACAGAGAAGATGAACCAAGCAAGATCAAACCTAAAAAGGATTCAAGAAGAacttgggggggaggggggtgctTACTCTGATGCAACTGGAAAAATG GATCCTGAAGCTATCAAAGAAGAACTTGTTAGCTTTTACAAATCCTTGATGGGAACTGCAACATCAAAACTACCAGTAGTGAATAGATTG ACATGGTGCATTGTTAAGAATGAA GTTCCAAATCCAGATACAGTCAAAGACTATAGGCCTATAGCTTGCTGTACAGTGTTATACAAGATTATTACTAAGATCATCAACAGCAGGTTACAAAAAGTTATGGCCTACATCATCTCAAATGCTCAGGCATGGTTTATTCCAGAAAGGAAGATAGCAGACAACATCATTCTGGCACATGAACTTATCAAAAACTATGGTAGAAAGGATATCTCCCTAAGATGTATGATAAAGGTAGATCTACAAAAAGCTTATGACTCATTGGAGTTGATCTACCTAGAGCAAGTTATGGAAGGAATGAGGTTTCCAGAGAAGTTCATCAAATGGGTAATGAACTGTATCAAAATAGTTAATTACTCTATTCTACTCAATGGAGAATCAGTTGCACCATTTAATGCAGCCAAAGTCTTGAGGCAATGA